The proteins below come from a single Aptenodytes patagonicus chromosome 2, bAptPat1.pri.cur, whole genome shotgun sequence genomic window:
- the NUP153 gene encoding nuclear pore complex protein Nup153 isoform X2, which yields MASGGGGGVGGGKIRTRRYHLGAAKPPYARSKQGIISRVTESVKNIVPGWLQKYFNKSEDECVDTNESTNQEENPVNYHHDYANEDTIVIDGRVTPESARINLEEPSTSRSALNFSDVLTRPSLHRSHLNCTMLDSTVPHCQPSTSSSLGIGSPGLSLVKEIKDSTSQHDDDNISTTSGFSSRASDKDITVSKNTSAPLLWSTEAERSHSLSQHPAASSKKPAFNLSAFGSPSPSLGNTSVFKTSQLGDSPFYPGKTTYGGAAAAARETKARIAPYQPPVRRQMKAKQASVQSYGVTSSTARRILQSLEKMSSPLADAKRIPSSVTSPLSSPVDRSVLNITSFQSKRKQMETQHPPVQKLVTPKAISLSVSRTPYFKPSLTPATDASKIHQRVDIKHKGMREKSFPEEKRVIPSESNLTYPKFGTPASNGLSPGGGVGGGGKMRRERGVHYLSKPGQEQQEVEEPVLPKVPLPISTASLPSFNFSFLASSTVSSSPSTVSTAVMNKVQPASNVGSPVFRFSSPIVKSTEAEVLPPLSQIGFTFSVPVVKSAELSGSSDTPVTSLLTLDTATVNSTSNKKEKEEYDGPSKPANVLKEGSVLDILKSPGFTSVKTHSSTSAQPVTSTVVYTRPAISSFSAGKDTSKQASPFWQSDTYDPGLQNKTTDGKCVTCQAAKVSTVESTKQTVSSSQCVTSKVAAPTAGTLGFEDKFKTAPHTWDCDTCLVQNKPEATKCIACETPKPGTGVMPALTLPVVTDSSVTVTSSSSSTDTTVTLGFGDKFRKPKGSWDCAVCLVSNKAEDSKCVACQSEKPGSSVPVTSSSVSAFSASSGGFLGLDKFKKPEGSWDCEVCLVQNQAEATKCIACESAKPGTKAELKGFGTATVSTNAAMPSFTFGVQSSSSESSHTLSSTGDFKFGEQGSFKFGIASESASSNTVTGGFKFPTGSGDFKFGVSSSDSKSEDSKKEGKSNSFTFGLPSTSSQAPSTFQFGTASLGQQEKKEEPVLGGFGFGTSSTSSIATNENKTGVSGFTFGTVAEKEVASPALAFKKSDEKKDETLSTKGGFSFGSVESAPASQFVLGRTEEKQDSVTSAAPLAFGKKADNEELKAQPIFSAGTAEHTKEESTAKPIFNFSFVKPSEKETEQTKPSFAFGAQTSTSDQGAAKPSFSFLSSSSSSTVVPTTSANSSSVFGSAISSSNPQPVPAPFVFGQPSNTVSSSVFGNSAESAASQSFGFSQENKPATTSSSTGTVLTSFLFGSGASSTNAANSGFTFGATTTSSSTGSSSSFLFGSGPPAPAAGPAFGASQPPAFGQSQGSSQPSAPSFGSLSTALFSAGAQPAPPAFGSVTSSTQPSVFGQQATQQPGFGSGTPSAGSVFQFGSSTSNFNFANNPGVFTFGANPPAPAAAAQPSGSSGFSFSQPPAFTVGTNGKNVFSAPGSSVSGRKIKTAVRRRK from the exons ATGGcctcgggcggcggcggcggggtcggCGGCGGCAAGATCCGGACCCGGCGGTACCACCTGGGCGCCGCGAAGCCTCCCTATGCGAGGAGCAAGCAG GGAATCATTAGCAGAGTGACAGAATCTGTGAAAAACATTGTACCAGGATGGTTACAGAAGTATTTCAATAAAAGTGAAGATGAATGTGTAGACACAAATGAATCTACAAACCAGGAAGAGAATCCAGTAAACTATCACCATGATTATGCAAATGAAGATACCATAGTGATTGATGGGAGAGTCACGCCTGAATCAGCAAGAATTAATTTAGAAG AACCATCCACGAGTAGATCTGCATTGAACTTCTCAGATGTGTTAACAAGGCCCTCTCTTCATCGAAGCCATTTGAACTGTACCATGTTGGATTCCACAGTACCACATTGTCAGCCGTCTACATCTTCTTCACTTGGCATTGGCAGTCCTGGACTGTCtcttgtaaaagaaataaaagattctACCTCTCAGCATGATGATGATAACATCTCAACAACCAGTGGCTTCTCCTCTAGAGCGTCTGATAAAG ATATCACAgtttcaaaaaatacttcagcaCCACTGCTCTGGTCCACAGAGGCTGAAAGATCTCATTCCCTCTCACAGCATCCTGCAGCTAGCTCTAAAAAACCTGCATTCAATTTATCTGCTTTTGGATCTCCCTCTCCT TCACTCGGAAACACTTCTGTCTTTAAGACAAGCCAGCTTGGGGATTCTCCGTTTTACCCTGGAAAGACCACTTATGgtggtgcagctgcagcagcaagggagaCAAAAGCGCGAATTGCTCCTTATCAG CCACCAGTAAGAAGACAAATGAAAGCTAAACAAGCAAGTGTGCAATCCTATGGTGTGACAAGTTCCACAGCACGGCGCATCTTGCAGTCACTGGAGAAGATGTCAAGTCCTTTGGCG GATGCTAAAAGGATTCCGTCTTCTGTTACTAGTCCACTGTCTTCT ccTGTGGACAGGAGTGTGCTGAATATTACTAGCTTCCAATCTAAACGAAAACAG ATGGAAACACAGCATCCACCTGTCCAGAAACTCGTGACACCAAAGGCGATCTCTCTGTCAGTGAGTCGGACCCCGTATTTTAAACCATCCCTGACTCCAGCTACTGATGCCAGCAAAATTCACCAGAGGGTAGATATAAAGCACAAA GGCATGAGAGAGAAGAGTTTTCCTGAAGAAAAGCGAGTAATACCATCTGAAAG CAATTTGACCTACCCCAAATTTGGTACTCCTGCATCCAACGGTCTGTCTCCAGGAGGAGGAGTGGGTGGTGGCGGCAAGatgagaagggaaagaggagtACACTATCTATCAAAACCTGGACAAGAACAACAG GAAGTAGAGGAACCAGTACTACCCAAAGTACCCCTACCCATCAGTACTGCATCGCTGCCTTCGTTCAACTTCAGTTTTCTTGCCAGTAGTACTGTCTCATCGTCACCAAGCACTGTTTCAACAGCGGTGATGAACAAG GTACAACCAGCAAGTAATGTTGGCAGTCCTGTGTTCAGATTTTCATCTCCAATTGTGAAATCTACTGAGGCGGAAGTGCTACCTCCATTGTCT CAGATTGGGTTTACATTTAGTGTTCCTGTCGTAAAATCAGCAGAGCTTTCTGGATCCAGTGATACACCAGTGACGTCCTTACTTACTCTAG ataccGCCACTGTAAACAGCACCAGcaataagaaggaaaaagaagaatatGATGGCCCCTCCAAACCTGCGAACGTCTTAAAGGAAGGAAGTGTGTTAGACATTCTAAAAAGCCCTG gcttTACGTCGGTGAAAACACACTCCTCTACATCTGCACAGCCTGTTACAAGCACAGTGGTCTATACAAGGCCTGCAATAAGTAGTTTTTCTGCAGGTAAAGACACCTCTAAACAAGCATCCCCGTTTTGGCAGTCTGACACATACGACCCAGGTCTGCAAAACAAAACTACAGATGGCAAATGTGTAACATGTCAAGCTGCTAAAGTGTCAACAGTTGAGAGTACGAAACAGACAGTAAGCTCAAGTCAATGTGTCACCTCTAAGGTAGCAGCCCCTACAGCAGGGACATTGGGCTTTGAAGACAAATTTAAAACTGCTCCCCACACATGGGATTGTGATACCTGTCTGGTCCAGAACAAACCTGAAGCTACAAAATGTATAGCATGTGAGACACCAAAGCCTGGAACAGGAGTAATGCCTGCTCTGACATTGCCAGTGGTCACAGACAGCTCGGTGACAGTGacatcctcctccagcagcactgaCACAACAGTCACTCTGGGGTTTGGAGACAAATTTAGGAAGCCAAAAGGCTCTTGGGACTGTGCGGTGTGCCTTGTATCAAATAAGGCAGAAGACAGCAAATGTGTAGCTTGTCAGTCTGAGAAACCAG GGAGTTCAGTGCCTGTGACCAGTAGCagtgtttctgcattttctgcttcttctggAGGATTTCTGGGTTTAGACAAATTCAAGAAGCCTGAAGGAAGCTGGGATTGTGAGGTCTGCTTGGTCCAAAACCAAGCAGAAGCCACAAAATGTATAGCCTGTGAAAGTGCAAAGCCAGGCACCAAAGCAGAGCTCAAAG GTTTCGGTACTGCTACTGTGTCCACAAATGCTGCAATGCCATCATTTACATTTGGTGTCCAGTCGTCCTCCTCTGAATCTTCTCATACATTGAGTAGCACAGGAGATTTTAAATTTGGAGAACAAGGGAGCTTCAAGTTCGGCATTGCATCTGAATCTGCATCCTCCAACACTGTGACTGGGGGATTTAAGTTTCCTACTGGTTCAGGGGACTTCAAGTTTGGAGTTTCTTCCTCAGACTCTAAATCAGAAGACAgtaaaaaagaaggtaaaagtaACAGTTTTACCTTTGGACTTCCATCTACAAGCAGTCAGGCTCCTTCAACATTTCAGTTTGGGACAGCGAGCCTGggacagcaggaaaagaaagaggaaccaGTTTTGGGAGGCTTTGGTTTTGGCACGAGTTCTACTTCTTCCATAGCTACCAATGAAAATAAAACCGGAGTCAGTGGCTTCACTTTTGGAACTGTGGCAGAAAAGGAGGTAGCATCACCTGCTCTTGCATTTAAGAAGTCAGATGAGAAAAAGGATGAAACTCTTTCCACGAAGGGAGGCTTCTCTTTTGGCAGCGTGGAGTCTGCACCTGCCTCACAGTTTGTTTTGGGAAGGACAGAAGAGAAACAGGACTCTGTCACTTCTGCTGCTCCATTAGCATTTGGAAAGAAAGCTGACAACGAAGAGCTAAAGGCACAACCTATCTTTTCAGCTGGGACGGCTGAGCATACCAAAGAGGAGAGCACAGCAAAACCTATATTCAATTTTAGTTTTGTTAAACCATCGGAGAAGGAAACTGAGCAGACAAAGCCGTCTTTTGCATTTGGGGCACAAACCAGTACTTCAG ATCAAGGAGCAGCAAAGCCGTCCTTCAGCTTCTTGAGCTCGAGTTCCTCCAGCACAGTCGTACCCACCACTTCAGCCAACAGCAGCAGTGTGTTTGGCAGCGCCATCTCTTCCTCAAATCCTCAGCCAGTTCCCGCTCCCTTCGTGTTTGGACAACCCAGCAACACTGTGAGCAGCTCTGTTTTTGGCAATTCTGCAGAATCTGCAGCATCTCAGTCATTTGGCTTCTCtcaagaaaacaaaccagcaacCACATCTTCCAGCACCGGCACGGTGCTTACTTCATTTCTCTTTGGTTCGGGAGCCAGCAGTACCAATGCAGCAAATTCAGGCTTTACCTTTGGAGCCACAACCACATCAAGTTCAACAG GGTCGTCCTCTTCGTTTCTGTTTGGCTCTGGGCCTCCAGCGCCTGCTGCCGGCCCAGCATTTGGCGCCAGCCAGCCACCAGCATTTGGCCAGAGCCAAGGGTCCAGCCAGCCAAGCGCTCCAAGTTTTGGATCGCTGTCGACAGCGTTGTTTTCAGCTGGCGCtcagcctgctcctcctgccttcgGCTCGGTGACGAGCAGCACTCAGCCCTCTGTGTTTGGACAGCAAGCGACCCAGCAGCCAGGTTTTGGCTCTGGTACCCCCAGTGCTG GTTCTGTATTCCAGTTTGGAAGTAGTACTTCTAATTTCAACTTTGCAAATAACCCCGGAGTATTTACTTTTGGTGCAAATCCTCCCGcgccagcagcagcggcacagccTTCCGGCTCGTCGGGATTTTCGTTCAGCCAGCCTCCAGCATTTACAGTGGG GACTaatgggaaaaatgttttctctgccCCTGGATCTTCAGTTTCTGGTCGGAAGATAAAGACTGCAGTTAGACGTAGAAAATAA
- the NUP153 gene encoding nuclear pore complex protein Nup153 isoform X1 — MASGGGGGVGGGKIRTRRYHLGAAKPPYARSKQQGIISRVTESVKNIVPGWLQKYFNKSEDECVDTNESTNQEENPVNYHHDYANEDTIVIDGRVTPESARINLEEPSTSRSALNFSDVLTRPSLHRSHLNCTMLDSTVPHCQPSTSSSLGIGSPGLSLVKEIKDSTSQHDDDNISTTSGFSSRASDKDITVSKNTSAPLLWSTEAERSHSLSQHPAASSKKPAFNLSAFGSPSPSLGNTSVFKTSQLGDSPFYPGKTTYGGAAAAARETKARIAPYQPPVRRQMKAKQASVQSYGVTSSTARRILQSLEKMSSPLADAKRIPSSVTSPLSSPVDRSVLNITSFQSKRKQMETQHPPVQKLVTPKAISLSVSRTPYFKPSLTPATDASKIHQRVDIKHKGMREKSFPEEKRVIPSESNLTYPKFGTPASNGLSPGGGVGGGGKMRRERGVHYLSKPGQEQQEVEEPVLPKVPLPISTASLPSFNFSFLASSTVSSSPSTVSTAVMNKVQPASNVGSPVFRFSSPIVKSTEAEVLPPLSQIGFTFSVPVVKSAELSGSSDTPVTSLLTLDTATVNSTSNKKEKEEYDGPSKPANVLKEGSVLDILKSPGFTSVKTHSSTSAQPVTSTVVYTRPAISSFSAGKDTSKQASPFWQSDTYDPGLQNKTTDGKCVTCQAAKVSTVESTKQTVSSSQCVTSKVAAPTAGTLGFEDKFKTAPHTWDCDTCLVQNKPEATKCIACETPKPGTGVMPALTLPVVTDSSVTVTSSSSSTDTTVTLGFGDKFRKPKGSWDCAVCLVSNKAEDSKCVACQSEKPGSSVPVTSSSVSAFSASSGGFLGLDKFKKPEGSWDCEVCLVQNQAEATKCIACESAKPGTKAELKGFGTATVSTNAAMPSFTFGVQSSSSESSHTLSSTGDFKFGEQGSFKFGIASESASSNTVTGGFKFPTGSGDFKFGVSSSDSKSEDSKKEGKSNSFTFGLPSTSSQAPSTFQFGTASLGQQEKKEEPVLGGFGFGTSSTSSIATNENKTGVSGFTFGTVAEKEVASPALAFKKSDEKKDETLSTKGGFSFGSVESAPASQFVLGRTEEKQDSVTSAAPLAFGKKADNEELKAQPIFSAGTAEHTKEESTAKPIFNFSFVKPSEKETEQTKPSFAFGAQTSTSDQGAAKPSFSFLSSSSSSTVVPTTSANSSSVFGSAISSSNPQPVPAPFVFGQPSNTVSSSVFGNSAESAASQSFGFSQENKPATTSSSTGTVLTSFLFGSGASSTNAANSGFTFGATTTSSSTGSSSSFLFGSGPPAPAAGPAFGASQPPAFGQSQGSSQPSAPSFGSLSTALFSAGAQPAPPAFGSVTSSTQPSVFGQQATQQPGFGSGTPSAGSVFQFGSSTSNFNFANNPGVFTFGANPPAPAAAAQPSGSSGFSFSQPPAFTVGTNGKNVFSAPGSSVSGRKIKTAVRRRK; from the exons ATGGcctcgggcggcggcggcggggtcggCGGCGGCAAGATCCGGACCCGGCGGTACCACCTGGGCGCCGCGAAGCCTCCCTATGCGAGGAGCAAGCAG cagGGAATCATTAGCAGAGTGACAGAATCTGTGAAAAACATTGTACCAGGATGGTTACAGAAGTATTTCAATAAAAGTGAAGATGAATGTGTAGACACAAATGAATCTACAAACCAGGAAGAGAATCCAGTAAACTATCACCATGATTATGCAAATGAAGATACCATAGTGATTGATGGGAGAGTCACGCCTGAATCAGCAAGAATTAATTTAGAAG AACCATCCACGAGTAGATCTGCATTGAACTTCTCAGATGTGTTAACAAGGCCCTCTCTTCATCGAAGCCATTTGAACTGTACCATGTTGGATTCCACAGTACCACATTGTCAGCCGTCTACATCTTCTTCACTTGGCATTGGCAGTCCTGGACTGTCtcttgtaaaagaaataaaagattctACCTCTCAGCATGATGATGATAACATCTCAACAACCAGTGGCTTCTCCTCTAGAGCGTCTGATAAAG ATATCACAgtttcaaaaaatacttcagcaCCACTGCTCTGGTCCACAGAGGCTGAAAGATCTCATTCCCTCTCACAGCATCCTGCAGCTAGCTCTAAAAAACCTGCATTCAATTTATCTGCTTTTGGATCTCCCTCTCCT TCACTCGGAAACACTTCTGTCTTTAAGACAAGCCAGCTTGGGGATTCTCCGTTTTACCCTGGAAAGACCACTTATGgtggtgcagctgcagcagcaagggagaCAAAAGCGCGAATTGCTCCTTATCAG CCACCAGTAAGAAGACAAATGAAAGCTAAACAAGCAAGTGTGCAATCCTATGGTGTGACAAGTTCCACAGCACGGCGCATCTTGCAGTCACTGGAGAAGATGTCAAGTCCTTTGGCG GATGCTAAAAGGATTCCGTCTTCTGTTACTAGTCCACTGTCTTCT ccTGTGGACAGGAGTGTGCTGAATATTACTAGCTTCCAATCTAAACGAAAACAG ATGGAAACACAGCATCCACCTGTCCAGAAACTCGTGACACCAAAGGCGATCTCTCTGTCAGTGAGTCGGACCCCGTATTTTAAACCATCCCTGACTCCAGCTACTGATGCCAGCAAAATTCACCAGAGGGTAGATATAAAGCACAAA GGCATGAGAGAGAAGAGTTTTCCTGAAGAAAAGCGAGTAATACCATCTGAAAG CAATTTGACCTACCCCAAATTTGGTACTCCTGCATCCAACGGTCTGTCTCCAGGAGGAGGAGTGGGTGGTGGCGGCAAGatgagaagggaaagaggagtACACTATCTATCAAAACCTGGACAAGAACAACAG GAAGTAGAGGAACCAGTACTACCCAAAGTACCCCTACCCATCAGTACTGCATCGCTGCCTTCGTTCAACTTCAGTTTTCTTGCCAGTAGTACTGTCTCATCGTCACCAAGCACTGTTTCAACAGCGGTGATGAACAAG GTACAACCAGCAAGTAATGTTGGCAGTCCTGTGTTCAGATTTTCATCTCCAATTGTGAAATCTACTGAGGCGGAAGTGCTACCTCCATTGTCT CAGATTGGGTTTACATTTAGTGTTCCTGTCGTAAAATCAGCAGAGCTTTCTGGATCCAGTGATACACCAGTGACGTCCTTACTTACTCTAG ataccGCCACTGTAAACAGCACCAGcaataagaaggaaaaagaagaatatGATGGCCCCTCCAAACCTGCGAACGTCTTAAAGGAAGGAAGTGTGTTAGACATTCTAAAAAGCCCTG gcttTACGTCGGTGAAAACACACTCCTCTACATCTGCACAGCCTGTTACAAGCACAGTGGTCTATACAAGGCCTGCAATAAGTAGTTTTTCTGCAGGTAAAGACACCTCTAAACAAGCATCCCCGTTTTGGCAGTCTGACACATACGACCCAGGTCTGCAAAACAAAACTACAGATGGCAAATGTGTAACATGTCAAGCTGCTAAAGTGTCAACAGTTGAGAGTACGAAACAGACAGTAAGCTCAAGTCAATGTGTCACCTCTAAGGTAGCAGCCCCTACAGCAGGGACATTGGGCTTTGAAGACAAATTTAAAACTGCTCCCCACACATGGGATTGTGATACCTGTCTGGTCCAGAACAAACCTGAAGCTACAAAATGTATAGCATGTGAGACACCAAAGCCTGGAACAGGAGTAATGCCTGCTCTGACATTGCCAGTGGTCACAGACAGCTCGGTGACAGTGacatcctcctccagcagcactgaCACAACAGTCACTCTGGGGTTTGGAGACAAATTTAGGAAGCCAAAAGGCTCTTGGGACTGTGCGGTGTGCCTTGTATCAAATAAGGCAGAAGACAGCAAATGTGTAGCTTGTCAGTCTGAGAAACCAG GGAGTTCAGTGCCTGTGACCAGTAGCagtgtttctgcattttctgcttcttctggAGGATTTCTGGGTTTAGACAAATTCAAGAAGCCTGAAGGAAGCTGGGATTGTGAGGTCTGCTTGGTCCAAAACCAAGCAGAAGCCACAAAATGTATAGCCTGTGAAAGTGCAAAGCCAGGCACCAAAGCAGAGCTCAAAG GTTTCGGTACTGCTACTGTGTCCACAAATGCTGCAATGCCATCATTTACATTTGGTGTCCAGTCGTCCTCCTCTGAATCTTCTCATACATTGAGTAGCACAGGAGATTTTAAATTTGGAGAACAAGGGAGCTTCAAGTTCGGCATTGCATCTGAATCTGCATCCTCCAACACTGTGACTGGGGGATTTAAGTTTCCTACTGGTTCAGGGGACTTCAAGTTTGGAGTTTCTTCCTCAGACTCTAAATCAGAAGACAgtaaaaaagaaggtaaaagtaACAGTTTTACCTTTGGACTTCCATCTACAAGCAGTCAGGCTCCTTCAACATTTCAGTTTGGGACAGCGAGCCTGggacagcaggaaaagaaagaggaaccaGTTTTGGGAGGCTTTGGTTTTGGCACGAGTTCTACTTCTTCCATAGCTACCAATGAAAATAAAACCGGAGTCAGTGGCTTCACTTTTGGAACTGTGGCAGAAAAGGAGGTAGCATCACCTGCTCTTGCATTTAAGAAGTCAGATGAGAAAAAGGATGAAACTCTTTCCACGAAGGGAGGCTTCTCTTTTGGCAGCGTGGAGTCTGCACCTGCCTCACAGTTTGTTTTGGGAAGGACAGAAGAGAAACAGGACTCTGTCACTTCTGCTGCTCCATTAGCATTTGGAAAGAAAGCTGACAACGAAGAGCTAAAGGCACAACCTATCTTTTCAGCTGGGACGGCTGAGCATACCAAAGAGGAGAGCACAGCAAAACCTATATTCAATTTTAGTTTTGTTAAACCATCGGAGAAGGAAACTGAGCAGACAAAGCCGTCTTTTGCATTTGGGGCACAAACCAGTACTTCAG ATCAAGGAGCAGCAAAGCCGTCCTTCAGCTTCTTGAGCTCGAGTTCCTCCAGCACAGTCGTACCCACCACTTCAGCCAACAGCAGCAGTGTGTTTGGCAGCGCCATCTCTTCCTCAAATCCTCAGCCAGTTCCCGCTCCCTTCGTGTTTGGACAACCCAGCAACACTGTGAGCAGCTCTGTTTTTGGCAATTCTGCAGAATCTGCAGCATCTCAGTCATTTGGCTTCTCtcaagaaaacaaaccagcaacCACATCTTCCAGCACCGGCACGGTGCTTACTTCATTTCTCTTTGGTTCGGGAGCCAGCAGTACCAATGCAGCAAATTCAGGCTTTACCTTTGGAGCCACAACCACATCAAGTTCAACAG GGTCGTCCTCTTCGTTTCTGTTTGGCTCTGGGCCTCCAGCGCCTGCTGCCGGCCCAGCATTTGGCGCCAGCCAGCCACCAGCATTTGGCCAGAGCCAAGGGTCCAGCCAGCCAAGCGCTCCAAGTTTTGGATCGCTGTCGACAGCGTTGTTTTCAGCTGGCGCtcagcctgctcctcctgccttcgGCTCGGTGACGAGCAGCACTCAGCCCTCTGTGTTTGGACAGCAAGCGACCCAGCAGCCAGGTTTTGGCTCTGGTACCCCCAGTGCTG GTTCTGTATTCCAGTTTGGAAGTAGTACTTCTAATTTCAACTTTGCAAATAACCCCGGAGTATTTACTTTTGGTGCAAATCCTCCCGcgccagcagcagcggcacagccTTCCGGCTCGTCGGGATTTTCGTTCAGCCAGCCTCCAGCATTTACAGTGGG GACTaatgggaaaaatgttttctctgccCCTGGATCTTCAGTTTCTGGTCGGAAGATAAAGACTGCAGTTAGACGTAGAAAATAA